In Pan paniscus chromosome 13, NHGRI_mPanPan1-v2.0_pri, whole genome shotgun sequence, one DNA window encodes the following:
- the NEUROD1 gene encoding neurogenic differentiation factor 1 yields the protein MTKSYSESGLMGEPQPQGPPSWTDECLSSQDEEHEADKKEDDLEAMNAEEDSLRNGGEEEDEDEDLEEEEEEEEEDDDQKPKRRGPKKKKMTKARLERFKLRRMKANARERNRMHGLNAALDNLRKVVPCYSKTQKLSKIETLRLAKNYIWALSEILRSGKSPDLVSFVQTLCKGLSQPTTNLVAGCLQLNPRTFLPEQNQDMPPHLPTASASFPVHPYSYQSPGLPSPPYGTMDSSHVFHVKPPPHAYSAALEPFFESPLTDCTSPSFDGPLSPPLSINGNFSFKHEPSAEFEKNYAFTMHYPAATLAGAQSHGSIFSGTAAPRCEIPIDNIMSFDSHSHHERVMSAQLNAIFHD from the coding sequence ATGACCAAATCGTACAGCGAGAGTGGGCTGATGGGCGAGCCTCAGCCCCAAGGTCCTCCAAGCTGGACAGACGAGTGTCTCAGTTCTCAGGACGAGGAGCACGAGGCAGACAAGAAGGAGGACGACCTCGAAGCCATGAACGCAGAGGAGGACTCACTGAGGAacgggggagaggaggaggacgAAGATGAGGAcctggaagaggaggaagaagaggaagaggaggatgacgATCAAAAGCCCAAGAGACGCGGCCCCAAAAAGAAGAAGATGACCAAGGCTCGCCTGGAGCGTTTTAAATTGAGACGCATGAAGGCTAACGCCCGGGAGCGGAACCGCATGCACGGACTGAACGCGGCGCTAGACAACCTGCGCAAGGTGGTGCCTTGCTATTCTAAGACGCAGAAGCTGTCCAAAATCGAGACTCTGCGCTTGGCCAAGAACTACATCTGGGCTCTGTCGGAGATCCTGCGCTCAGGCAAAAGCCCAGACCTGGTCTCCTTCGTTCAGACGCTTTGCAAGGGCTTATCCCAACCCACCACCAACCTGGTTGCGGGCTGCCTGCAACTCAATCCTCGGACTTTTCTGCCTGAGCAGAACCAGGACATGCCCCCGCATCTGCCGACGGCCAGCGCTTCCTTCCCTGTACACCCCTACTCCTACCAGTCGCCTGGGCTGCCCAGTCCGCCTTACGGTACCATGGACAGCTCCCATGTCTTCCACGTTAAGCCGCCGCCGCACGCCTACAGCGCAGCGCTGGAGCCCTTCTTTGAAAGCCCTCTGACTGATTGCACCAGCCCTTCCTTTGATGGACCGCTCAGCCCGCCGCTCAGCATCAATGGCAACTTCTCTTTCAAACACGAACCGTCCGCCGAGTTTGAGAAAAATTATGCCTTTACCATGCACTATCCTGCAGCGACCCTGGCAGGGGCCCAAAGCCACGGATCAATCTTCTCAGGCACCGCTGCCCCTCGCTGCGAGATCCCCATAGACAATATTATGTCCTTCGATAGCCATTCACATCATGAGCGAGTCATGAGTGCCCAGCTCAATGCCATCTTTCATGATTAG